The Bacillus vallismortis genome window below encodes:
- the iolE gene encoding myo-inosose-2 dehydratase, translating to MGKNEILWGIAPIGWRNDDMPEIGAGNTLQHLLSDIVVARFQGTEVGGFFPEPAILNKELKLRNLRIAGKWFSSFILRDGLGETAKAFKAYCEYLQQVKADVAVVSEQTYSVQGLEKNVFTDKPYFNDEEWERLCEGLDHLGKIADQHGLKLVYHHHLGTGVQTAEEVNRLMAGTDPAHVHLLYDTGHAYISDGDYMGMLEKHFARIKHVHFKDARLNVMEQCRLEGKSFRQSFLKGMFTVPGDGCIDFRDVYQLLLKNNYSGWIVVEAEQDPDVANPLEYALIARNYIDKQLLNLA from the coding sequence ATGGGCAAAAATGAAATCCTGTGGGGGATTGCTCCCATTGGGTGGCGGAATGATGATATGCCTGAAATCGGAGCGGGAAATACTCTTCAGCATTTGTTAAGTGATATTGTCGTCGCGCGTTTTCAAGGCACGGAAGTCGGGGGCTTTTTCCCTGAACCTGCCATCCTGAATAAAGAGCTGAAGCTTCGGAATTTGCGGATCGCAGGAAAATGGTTCAGCAGCTTCATCCTCCGAGACGGACTCGGAGAAACAGCAAAGGCGTTTAAAGCGTATTGTGAGTACTTACAGCAAGTAAAAGCGGATGTCGCTGTTGTCTCTGAACAAACCTACAGTGTGCAAGGCCTGGAAAAAAACGTGTTCACAGATAAACCGTACTTTAATGATGAAGAATGGGAACGGCTTTGTGAAGGGCTCGATCACCTTGGCAAAATTGCCGATCAGCATGGCTTAAAGCTTGTCTATCATCATCATCTCGGCACTGGCGTTCAAACGGCGGAAGAAGTGAACCGTCTGATGGCGGGTACAGACCCTGCGCATGTACACCTCCTCTATGATACAGGCCATGCTTATATTTCTGACGGAGACTACATGGGAATGCTTGAGAAGCATTTCGCCCGCATTAAGCATGTGCATTTTAAAGATGCCAGACTGAATGTCATGGAACAGTGCAGGCTTGAAGGGAAGTCGTTTCGGCAATCGTTTTTAAAAGGCATGTTTACGGTTCCCGGTGATGGATGCATTGATTTTAGAGACGTATATCAGCTGCTGTTAAAGAACAATTATTCCGGATGGATTGTCGTTGAAGCTGAACAGGACCCTGATGTGGCAAACCCGCTTGAGTATGCATTGATCGCCAGAAACTATATTGATAAGCAGTTGTTGAATCTGGCTTAA
- the iolD gene encoding 3D-(3,5/4)-trihydroxycyclohexane-1,2-dione acylhydrolase (decyclizing) codes for MGNKIRLTTAQALIKFLNQQYIHVDGKEEPFVEGIFTIFGHGNVLGIGQALEQDAGHLKVYQGKNEQGMAHAAMAYSKQMLRRKIYAVSTSVGPGAANLVAAAGTALANNIPVLFIPADTFATRQPDPVLQQMEQEYSAAITTNDALKPVSRYWDRITRPEQLMSSLLRAFEVMTDPAKAGPATICISQDVEGEAYDFDESFFVKRIHYIDRMQPSERELQGAAELMKASKNPVILVGGGAKYSGARDELVAISEAYHIPLVETQAGKSTVEADFANNLGGMGITGTLAANKAARQADLIIGIGTRYTDFATSSKTAFDFDKAKFLNINVSRMQAYKLDAFQVVADAKVTLGKLHGLLAGYKSEFGSTIKELKDEWLAERERLSKVAFKREAFDPEIKHHFSQEILNEYADALNTELPQTTALLTINETIAEDSVIICSAGSLPGDLQRLWHSNVPNTYHLEYGYSCMGYEVSGTLGLKLAHPDREVYSIVGDGSFLMLHSELITAIQYNKKINVLLFDNSGFGCINNLQMDHGSGSYYCEFRTDDNQILNVDYAKVAEGYGAKTYRANTVEELKEALEDAKKQDVSTLIEMKVLPKTMTDGYDSWWHVGVAEVSEQESVQKAYEAKEKMLESAKQY; via the coding sequence GTGGGTAATAAAATTCGCTTAACAACAGCACAAGCGCTGATTAAATTCTTAAACCAGCAGTACATCCATGTAGATGGAAAGGAAGAGCCTTTCGTTGAAGGGATTTTCACGATTTTCGGTCATGGTAACGTATTAGGGATTGGCCAGGCGCTTGAGCAGGATGCAGGCCATTTGAAAGTCTATCAAGGGAAAAATGAACAAGGAATGGCGCATGCCGCAATGGCGTACAGCAAACAAATGCTGAGAAGAAAGATATATGCGGTCTCTACATCCGTCGGACCCGGAGCGGCCAACTTAGTAGCAGCGGCCGGCACTGCATTGGCAAACAATATCCCGGTTCTCTTCATTCCGGCAGATACATTTGCGACAAGACAGCCAGACCCTGTACTGCAGCAAATGGAGCAAGAATACAGCGCGGCGATTACGACAAACGATGCATTGAAACCTGTATCGAGATACTGGGACCGCATTACGCGCCCCGAGCAGCTTATGAGCAGTTTGCTGCGCGCGTTTGAAGTCATGACTGATCCGGCAAAAGCAGGTCCGGCAACGATTTGTATTTCTCAGGATGTGGAAGGAGAAGCATACGACTTTGATGAAAGTTTCTTCGTCAAACGGATTCACTATATTGATCGCATGCAGCCGAGCGAGCGCGAGCTTCAAGGTGCGGCGGAGCTGATGAAAGCCAGCAAAAATCCTGTGATCCTCGTCGGCGGCGGCGCAAAATATTCCGGTGCGCGCGATGAATTGGTTGCCATTTCTGAAGCGTATCACATTCCGTTAGTTGAAACGCAGGCAGGAAAGTCGACAGTTGAAGCTGATTTTGCGAACAACCTCGGCGGAATGGGCATCACAGGTACACTTGCGGCAAATAAAGCGGCCCGCCAAGCTGATTTGATTATCGGCATCGGCACAAGATATACGGATTTTGCGACATCCTCTAAGACCGCTTTTGATTTTGATAAAGCGAAGTTCCTGAACATTAATGTCAGCCGAATGCAGGCGTATAAACTCGACGCGTTCCAAGTGGTGGCGGATGCGAAAGTAACGCTTGGCAAACTGCACGGCTTGCTTGCAGGCTATAAGAGTGAATTCGGCTCAACGATCAAGGAGCTGAAGGACGAATGGCTCGCTGAACGCGAACGCCTCAGCAAAGTGGCATTTAAACGGGAAGCGTTTGATCCGGAAATCAAACATCATTTCTCTCAAGAGATTCTAAATGAATACGCTGACGCGTTGAATACGGAACTTCCGCAAACAACGGCATTGCTGACAATCAACGAAACGATTGCTGAAGACAGCGTAATCATTTGTTCAGCGGGCTCTCTTCCAGGAGATTTACAGCGTCTGTGGCATTCAAATGTTCCGAATACGTATCACCTGGAATACGGGTACTCCTGCATGGGCTATGAAGTGTCCGGGACACTTGGGCTTAAACTGGCCCACCCTGACAGAGAAGTATATTCCATTGTCGGAGACGGCAGCTTCCTGATGCTTCACTCTGAGCTGATTACAGCGATTCAGTACAACAAGAAAATCAATGTGCTGCTCTTTGATAACTCTGGTTTTGGATGTATCAACAACTTGCAAATGGATCATGGCAGCGGCAGCTACTATTGTGAGTTCCGCACAGATGACAACCAGATTTTAAATGTCGATTATGCGAAAGTTGCTGAGGGATACGGCGCGAAAACCTATCGTGCGAACACAGTAGAAGAGTTAAAAGAGGCGTTAGAGGATGCGAAGAAACAGGACGTATCAACGTTAATTGAAATGAAGGTTCTGCCAAAAACAATGACGGACGGCTATGACAGCTGGTGGCATGTCGGCGTAGCAGAGGTGTCTGAACAAGAAAGTGTTCAGAAAGCATACGAAGCAAAAGAGAAAATGCTGGAATCTGCTAAGCAGTATTAG
- the iolC gene encoding 5-dehydro-2-deoxygluconokinase produces the protein MKYTFNEEKAFDIVAIGRACIDLNAVEYNRPMEETMTFSKYVGGSPANIAIGSAKLGLKAGFIGKIPDDQHGRFIESYMRNTGVDTTQMIVDQDGHKAGLAFTEILSPEECSILMYRDDVADLYLEPSEVSEAYIAKAKMLLVSGTALAKSPSREAVLKAVQYAKKHQVKVVFELDYRPYTWQSADETAVYYSLVAEQSDIVIGTRDEFDAMENRTGGSNEESVNHLFEHSADLVVIKHGVEGSYAYSKSGEVFRAQAYKTNVLKTFGAGDSYASAFIYGLVSGKDIETALKYGSASASIVVSKHSSSEAMPTAEEIVQLIEAQS, from the coding sequence ATGAAGTATACATTCAATGAAGAGAAGGCTTTTGATATTGTTGCCATCGGCCGGGCATGTATTGATTTGAACGCAGTGGAATACAACCGCCCAATGGAAGAAACGATGACGTTTTCGAAATACGTCGGCGGTTCACCTGCGAATATCGCGATCGGCAGCGCGAAGCTAGGCTTAAAAGCGGGATTCATCGGCAAAATTCCAGATGACCAGCATGGAAGATTCATAGAGTCCTATATGAGAAATACCGGCGTTGACACAACGCAGATGATTGTTGATCAAGATGGCCATAAAGCGGGCCTTGCATTTACAGAAATCCTCAGCCCTGAGGAGTGCAGCATCTTAATGTATCGCGATGATGTGGCAGACCTCTATCTGGAGCCTTCAGAGGTAAGCGAGGCGTATATCGCAAAGGCGAAAATGCTGCTGGTTTCGGGGACAGCGCTCGCCAAAAGCCCGTCACGGGAAGCGGTGTTGAAAGCTGTTCAATATGCGAAAAAGCATCAGGTCAAAGTGGTGTTCGAACTGGATTACCGCCCATATACGTGGCAGTCAGCGGATGAAACAGCCGTTTACTATTCTTTGGTCGCCGAGCAGTCTGATATTGTCATTGGCACACGCGATGAATTTGACGCCATGGAAAATCGCACAGGCGGAAGCAATGAGGAATCAGTCAATCATTTATTTGAGCATTCAGCCGACCTCGTTGTCATTAAACACGGCGTCGAAGGCTCTTACGCATACAGCAAATCAGGCGAGGTATTCCGAGCGCAAGCGTACAAGACAAACGTGCTGAAAACCTTTGGAGCTGGTGATTCTTATGCGTCAGCCTTCATCTATGGCCTTGTCAGCGGAAAAGATATCGAAACGGCATTGAAATACGGCAGCGCTTCAGCCTCCATTGTGGTGAGCAAGCACAGTTCGTCAGAAGCGATGCCGACTGCGGAAGAAATCGTACAGCTTATTGAAGCACAGTCATAA
- the iolB gene encoding 5-deoxy-glucuronate isomerase, translating into MSYLLRKPQSNEGSNGVKLVHEVTKSNSDLTYVEFKVLDLASGSSYAEELKKQEICIVAVTGKITVTDHESTFENIGTRESVFERKPTDSVYISNDRAFEITAVSDARVALCYSPSEKQLPTKLIKAEDTGIEHRGKFSNKRTVHNILPDSNPSANSLLVVEVYTESGNWSSYPPHKHDQDNLPEESFLEETYYHELDPGQGFVFQRVYTDDRSIDETMTVENENVVIVPAGYHPVGVPDGYTSYYLNVMAGPTRKWKFHNDPAHEWILER; encoded by the coding sequence ATGAGTTATTTGTTGCGTAAGCCGCAGTCGAATGAAGGATCGAATGGGGTCAAACTGGTGCACGAAGTAACGAAATCCAACTCTGATCTCACCTATGTAGAGTTTAAAGTGTTAGATCTCGCTTCCGGTTCCAGCTATGCAGAAGAGTTGAAAAAACAAGAAATCTGTATTGTGGCAGTAACGGGAAAAATCACAGTGACCGATCATGAGTCGACTTTTGAGAATATCGGCACACGTGAAAGCGTATTCGAACGAAAACCGACAGACAGCGTCTATATTTCAAATGACCGTGCATTTGAGATTACAGCGGTCAGCGACGCAAGAGTGGCGCTTTGCTATTCTCCATCAGAAAAACAGCTTCCAACAAAGCTAATCAAAGCGGAAGACACCGGAATTGAGCATCGCGGGAAGTTTTCAAACAAACGGACTGTTCACAACATTCTTCCGGACTCAAACCCTTCAGCTAACAGCCTATTAGTAGTTGAAGTCTATACAGAAAGCGGCAACTGGTCCAGCTACCCGCCTCATAAACATGATCAAGACAACTTGCCGGAAGAATCTTTCTTAGAAGAAACGTACTACCATGAGTTAGATCCGGGACAGGGCTTTGTGTTTCAGCGCGTATATACAGATGACCGCTCCATTGACGAGACGATGACCGTCGAAAATGAAAACGTTGTCATCGTTCCTGCTGGATACCACCCGGTAGGCGTTCCGGATGGATATACATCCTACTATTTAAATGTCATGGCAGGGCCGACGCGGAAATGGAAGTTTCATAACGACCCGGCGCATGAGTGGATTTTAGAACGCTAA
- the iolA gene encoding methylmalonate-semialdehyde dehydrogenase yields MAEIRKLKNYINGEWVESKTDQYEEVVNPATKEVLCQVPISTKEDIEYAAQKAAEAFQTWSKVAVPRRARILFNFQQLLSQHKEELAHLITIENGKNTKEALGEVGRGIENVEFAAGAPSLMMGDSLASIATDVEAANYRYPIGVVGGIAPFNFPMMVPCWMFPMAIALGNTFILKPSERTPLLTEKLVELFEKAGLPKGVFNVVYGAHDVVNGILEHPEIKAISFVGSKPVGEYVYKKGSENLKRVQSLTGAKNHTIVLNDANLEDTITNIIGAAFGSAGERCMACAVVTVEEGIADEFMAKLQEKVADIKIGNGLDDGVFLGPVIREDNKKRTLSYIEKGLEEGARLVCDGRENGSDEGYFVGPTIFDNVTTEMTIWKDEIFAPVLSVIRVKNLKEAIEIANKSEFANGACLFTSNSNAIRYFRENIDAGMLGINLGVPAPMAFFPFSGWKSSFFGTLHANGKDSVDFYTRKKVVTARYPAPDFN; encoded by the coding sequence ATGGCAGAAATCAGAAAATTAAAAAACTACATCAACGGTGAATGGGTTGAAAGCAAAACAGATCAATACGAAGAAGTTGTTAATCCGGCGACGAAAGAAGTGCTGTGCCAAGTGCCGATCTCTACAAAAGAGGATATTGAGTACGCTGCGCAAAAAGCGGCTGAGGCATTTCAAACCTGGTCAAAAGTGGCGGTTCCGCGCCGTGCCAGAATTCTATTTAACTTCCAGCAGCTGCTTTCTCAGCATAAAGAAGAACTTGCTCATCTGATTACCATTGAAAATGGAAAAAACACAAAAGAAGCGCTTGGAGAAGTGGGACGCGGAATTGAAAACGTGGAATTCGCAGCTGGAGCACCTTCCCTGATGATGGGTGACTCACTTGCTTCCATCGCAACGGACGTTGAAGCGGCCAACTACCGCTACCCAATCGGAGTTGTCGGCGGAATCGCGCCATTCAACTTCCCGATGATGGTTCCTTGCTGGATGTTCCCGATGGCAATCGCACTCGGAAACACATTTATTTTAAAGCCATCTGAGCGGACGCCGCTGTTAACAGAGAAATTGGTTGAGCTTTTTGAAAAAGCGGGTCTTCCGAAAGGGGTATTCAACGTCGTATACGGTGCGCATGACGTTGTGAACGGCATCCTCGAGCATCCAGAAATTAAAGCGATTTCATTCGTAGGCTCCAAGCCGGTCGGCGAATACGTTTACAAAAAAGGAAGCGAAAACTTAAAACGCGTTCAATCTTTGACAGGAGCGAAGAACCATACGATTGTCCTGAACGATGCGAATCTCGAAGACACAATCACAAACATCATCGGAGCAGCCTTCGGTTCTGCCGGTGAACGCTGCATGGCTTGTGCGGTTGTGACGGTTGAAGAAGGAATCGCTGATGAGTTTATGGCGAAGCTGCAGGAAAAAGTGGCTGACATTAAAATCGGTAACGGCCTTGATGACGGCGTGTTCTTAGGACCGGTTATTCGCGAAGACAACAAGAAACGCACACTCAGCTATATCGAAAAAGGTTTGGAAGAAGGCGCGAGACTCGTATGTGACGGACGTGAAAATGGGTCTGACGAAGGCTACTTTGTCGGCCCGACGATCTTTGACAATGTCACGACAGAGATGACGATCTGGAAAGATGAAATTTTCGCGCCGGTCTTATCTGTTATCCGCGTGAAAAACCTGAAAGAAGCGATTGAAATTGCCAATAAGTCTGAGTTTGCGAACGGTGCCTGCCTGTTCACATCCAACTCAAATGCAATCCGCTACTTCCGTGAAAACATCGATGCGGGAATGCTCGGCATCAACCTGGGTGTGCCGGCTCCAATGGCGTTCTTCCCATTCTCAGGCTGGAAGTCTTCATTCTTTGGAACGCTGCATGCGAACGGAAAAGACAGCGTCGACTTCTATACGCGTAAAAAAGTGGTTACAGCAAGATATCCGGCGCCTGATTTCAACTAA
- the iolR gene encoding myo-inositol utilization transcriptional regulator IolR — protein sequence MKLMRIQEMEEYILSHGTVSLDELCQVFNVSKNTVRRDINKLTEKGAIEKVYGGVTSIEKTALVPFENRTIQHQDEKTKIAHYASRFIEDHDLIFIDSGTTTKSILDTLDPAKNVTILTNSLDIINAASALKNINLIIIGNNYKRKTRSFVGMDDPAMLDKYNINKAFMSATGTTLTHGLTNSDLLEYDIKKRISEKAKEVYLLADHSKFGKSTLLTYAPFDRLRCIVTSQPLDDEYTQYCNEHQISIHLA from the coding sequence ATGAAACTGATGCGGATTCAGGAAATGGAGGAGTACATATTATCGCATGGCACTGTTTCCTTAGATGAGCTGTGCCAGGTGTTCAATGTCTCTAAAAACACAGTCAGACGAGATATCAACAAGCTAACAGAAAAGGGTGCGATTGAAAAAGTATACGGCGGCGTAACATCTATTGAAAAAACCGCATTAGTTCCTTTTGAGAATCGCACCATTCAGCACCAAGATGAAAAAACAAAAATCGCCCATTATGCCTCCCGTTTTATTGAAGATCACGATTTGATCTTCATTGATTCAGGAACGACAACAAAGTCTATTCTCGATACGCTTGACCCGGCCAAAAATGTCACCATTTTAACCAACAGCTTAGACATTATCAATGCGGCGTCAGCTTTGAAGAATATCAACTTAATCATTATCGGAAACAACTATAAGAGAAAAACCCGCTCCTTTGTCGGCATGGACGACCCGGCTATGCTTGATAAGTACAACATCAACAAAGCCTTTATGTCCGCTACCGGAACGACGCTGACACACGGATTGACCAATTCCGATCTGCTGGAGTACGACATTAAAAAAAGGATTTCGGAAAAAGCAAAAGAAGTGTATTTATTGGCTGACCATTCTAAATTCGGAAAATCAACACTTTTGACATATGCGCCGTTTGACAGGCTGCGTTGCATTGTGACATCTCAGCCATTAGATGACGAGTACACACAGTACTGCAATGAGCACCAAATCAGCATTCATCTGGCCTAA
- a CDS encoding aldo/keto reductase has product MKKATLGKSDLQVFPIGLGTNAVGGHNLYPNLNEETGKELVREAIRNGVTMLDTAYIYGIGRSEELIGEVLSEFNREDVVIATKAAHRKEGNDFVFDNSPEFLKKSVDESLKRLNTDYIDLFYIHFPDEHTPKDEAVNALNEMKQAGKIRSIGVSNFSLEQLKEANKDGLVDVLQGEYNLLNREAEKTFFPYTKEHNISFIPYFPLVSGLLAGKYTEDTTFPEGDLRNEQEHFKGERFKENIRKVNKLAPIAEKHNVDIPHIVLAWYLARPEIDILIPGAKRADQLIDNIKTADVTLSQDDISFIDKLFS; this is encoded by the coding sequence ATGAAAAAAGCTACGCTCGGAAAATCAGACTTGCAGGTATTCCCTATCGGATTAGGAACAAATGCTGTCGGAGGACATAACCTCTACCCGAACCTGAATGAAGAAACCGGGAAAGAACTGGTACGCGAGGCGATCCGTAATGGTGTGACCATGTTAGACACCGCTTATATTTACGGGATCGGCCGTTCCGAAGAGCTAATTGGTGAAGTGCTGAGCGAGTTCAATCGCGAAGATGTCGTCATCGCGACGAAAGCGGCGCACAGAAAAGAAGGAAATGACTTTGTCTTTGATAATTCACCAGAATTCCTTAAGAAATCAGTTGATGAAAGCCTGAAGCGTTTGAATACGGATTATATCGATTTATTCTACATTCACTTCCCGGACGAACATACGCCGAAGGATGAAGCGGTTAACGCGCTGAATGAGATGAAGCAAGCCGGAAAAATCCGTTCCATCGGTGTATCCAACTTCTCTTTAGAGCAGCTGAAGGAAGCAAACAAAGACGGCTTGGTAGATGTATTGCAAGGCGAATACAACCTGTTAAACCGTGAAGCGGAAAAGACATTTTTCCCGTATACGAAGGAGCATAACATTTCATTTATCCCTTACTTCCCGCTCGTATCAGGATTATTGGCAGGAAAGTATACAGAAGATACAACGTTCCCTGAAGGAGACCTGCGAAACGAACAAGAACACTTCAAGGGCGAGCGTTTTAAAGAAAATATCAGAAAGGTCAACAAGCTTGCGCCGATTGCCGAAAAGCACAACGTTGATATCCCGCACATCGTATTGGCTTGGTATTTGGCAAGACCGGAAATTGATATTTTAATCCCTGGGGCAAAACGTGCCGATCAGCTGATTGATAACATCAAAACAGCCGACGTAACGCTTTCTCAAGACGATATTTCGTTTATTGATAAGCTGTTCTCATAA
- a CDS encoding DUF2628 domain-containing protein: MKVLLKNEGGLTKEVKVGFSWTTFFFGFFPALFRGDLKWAAIMFIISVVLGSFTLGIGGWVSGIVFSFIYNKLYIKELIEKGYRPANEESQAILERNQIVTPAA, from the coding sequence ATGAAGGTTTTGCTGAAAAACGAAGGCGGACTGACAAAGGAAGTAAAAGTCGGATTTAGCTGGACGACTTTCTTCTTCGGGTTTTTCCCTGCGTTATTCCGCGGTGATTTAAAATGGGCTGCGATCATGTTTATTATTTCTGTCGTTCTTGGCTCATTTACGTTAGGAATTGGCGGCTGGGTCAGCGGCATTGTTTTCTCATTTATTTATAATAAGCTTTACATAAAAGAACTGATCGAAAAGGGATACCGCCCAGCAAACGAAGAATCCCAAGCGATTTTAGAAAGAAACCAAATCGTTACACCTGCAGCATAA